A region of the Desulfovibrio sp. JC010 genome:
AAGCCTGCTTCATAAGATGCTTGCCCAGCCCGCCTAAATCCTTGGGGGTATATCCGAAGACATCCTGCCAGTTTTCAGTAGACTCCATGCAGAAATAGAGCTGCTTGCCCATGCCGTGCTTACGCAGACGATCCACAATGAACTTGAACTGGCGCAGACGTAAGGGCCGCAGCAGACGCATTTTATTATCATTCCCGGTGATGAACTCATCGTAGATGTAGGTTGTTTCCGGGAAATTCTGCTCAATGATGGGCTTCAGATGCGGCATATGCCTGAATGAACCGAGACTGAAATAGGCAATCTGTTCCGGCTTCACATAATCAAAAATCATATCGATGATTTCCGCATAGCCCTCGCGCCAGCCATCAAAACGGATGATGGGGTCAAAGTGCAGGCAGACCCGGAACCCGGCTTCAGCACAGGTACGGGCAGCTTCAAGCCGTTCCTTGAGGGTGGAAACACCGAACTCCTCGTGCTCGTTGACGAACGGCGCATTGAGAGACCATGCCGGAAGTAGACGATCGGTGCGCTTAACCACATCCATCCATGAAAGATCGATAATCTTGGACTTGAGTTCCAGACACACATTGGGGTGATCTCCGAGAAATTCCACCAGATCACGGCTGTATCCGGTTACCGCCTCAAGGGCGAGGGAATCGGTAAATTCCCCGGTTCCCACGCGGTAGCGGGTAGAAATATCAGTGGAGAAAGCCTTACCCAGTTCA
Encoded here:
- a CDS encoding spore photoproduct lyase family protein translates to MNNKFILPDHLKRIEKIYIDRSMQKTPVTERVLSRMPDLPVEIVDPENFPHGELGGKQSLYLKEYKGKFLRFCPGTRYYHCCGYRIIHIGEGCPMACSYCILQAYFQDNVLKVWANQNDLFDELGKAFSTDISTRYRVGTGEFTDSLALEAVTGYSRDLVEFLGDHPNVCLELKSKIIDLSWMDVVKRTDRLLPAWSLNAPFVNEHEEFGVSTLKERLEAARTCAEAGFRVCLHFDPIIRFDGWREGYAEIIDMIFDYVKPEQIAYFSLGSFRHMPHLKPIIEQNFPETTYIYDEFITGNDNKMRLLRPLRLRQFKFIVDRLRKHGMGKQLYFCMESTENWQDVFGYTPKDLGGLGKHLMKQAFND